The proteins below are encoded in one region of Paenibacillus albus:
- a CDS encoding LTA synthase family protein, whose protein sequence is MPFIRRLLNRRFIYFTIILLVKGFLAWSVVFDKGPSFMTLVTEIPFFWVVFCLIEWLASKRKMLYYMIVNLLFTLLYFTVLMYYKYYGIIVTYHALRQADKVAEVGNSTYSLLDPYYLFIFVDIFVLAFILWRPKNISYQRAVSSRPIMKKRGIIALFVVSFMLCLLNIWPNRASMNENKQAEEMGILNYEVYTIFADTTADEDIVPMEQITQSEINRLKGVEQPLEPKYFGADKGKNVIILQMESFQDFLIGLKIDGQEITPNMNKLAAENFHFNRFYTMVGQGTTSDAEYVVNTSLYVPKHEAATDKNVAKALPSFPKLMKANDYNTATFHTNAIEFWNRKELYSAIGWEKYYDQSFYGDDDHVAFGSSDEVLYAKTIPELKKMDESDKPFYAQVISMSAHHPFDLPERKYKMQLPERFEGTLVGDYIRSQNYADYALGQFIDGLKESGLWDDSIIMFYGDHQGLSLYSLDNKEKDLVAEMIGHEYGYTDMFRIGAVLHAPGVTYPKVVSQMGGEVDIMPTLANLAGVSMDGQIHFGQDLLNQPSDMIPMRHFLPSGSVITNDYLFMPGISYEDGTNYSLANGSTSERGITNGQYNRTLKLLNLSDSYVKQLPDKDPADQPVSAATGKQ, encoded by the coding sequence GTGCCTTTTATAAGAAGGCTGCTTAACCGCAGATTTATTTATTTTACCATTATCCTATTAGTCAAAGGGTTCCTCGCTTGGTCGGTTGTATTCGACAAAGGACCGTCATTCATGACGCTTGTGACGGAAATCCCGTTCTTCTGGGTCGTCTTCTGCTTGATCGAATGGCTGGCGAGCAAACGAAAAATGCTTTATTACATGATCGTGAACCTATTATTCACGTTACTTTATTTTACCGTCCTCATGTATTACAAGTATTACGGAATCATCGTCACTTATCATGCGCTCAGACAAGCCGATAAAGTAGCCGAGGTCGGCAACAGTACGTATTCTTTGCTAGACCCTTATTATTTATTTATTTTTGTCGATATTTTCGTGCTGGCGTTCATACTATGGCGGCCGAAGAACATTTCGTACCAGCGGGCGGTTAGCAGCCGTCCGATAATGAAAAAGCGTGGTATTATCGCATTGTTCGTCGTATCATTTATGCTCTGCTTGCTTAACATCTGGCCGAACCGCGCCAGCATGAACGAGAACAAACAGGCCGAAGAGATGGGGATTCTCAACTACGAGGTGTATACGATCTTCGCGGATACGACGGCAGATGAAGATATCGTGCCGATGGAGCAGATTACGCAAAGTGAGATCAACAGGCTCAAAGGCGTGGAGCAGCCGCTGGAGCCGAAATATTTTGGCGCAGATAAAGGCAAAAACGTGATTATTCTTCAGATGGAATCGTTCCAGGATTTCCTCATTGGCCTAAAGATCGATGGCCAGGAAATTACGCCGAACATGAACAAACTGGCGGCGGAGAACTTCCACTTTAATCGTTTCTACACAATGGTCGGTCAAGGTACGACTTCGGATGCCGAGTATGTGGTGAATACATCGCTTTATGTGCCTAAGCACGAAGCGGCGACGGATAAGAACGTGGCCAAGGCGCTGCCAAGCTTTCCGAAGCTGATGAAAGCAAATGACTACAACACGGCGACATTCCACACGAATGCCATCGAGTTCTGGAATCGGAAAGAGCTGTACAGCGCGATCGGCTGGGAGAAGTATTATGATCAATCGTTCTACGGCGATGACGATCACGTTGCGTTCGGCTCTTCTGACGAAGTGCTGTATGCGAAGACGATCCCGGAGCTGAAGAAGATGGATGAGAGCGATAAGCCGTTCTACGCGCAGGTTATCTCCATGAGTGCGCATCACCCGTTCGACCTGCCGGAGCGCAAGTATAAGATGCAGCTGCCGGAGCGTTTCGAAGGGACGCTTGTGGGCGACTATATCCGCTCGCAGAACTACGCGGACTATGCACTAGGCCAATTCATTGACGGCCTGAAGGAAAGCGGCCTATGGGATGACAGCATCATAATGTTCTACGGTGACCATCAAGGGCTGTCACTCTACTCGCTTGATAACAAGGAGAAGGATCTGGTTGCCGAGATGATCGGCCATGAATACGGGTATACGGATATGTTCAGAATCGGCGCAGTTCTTCATGCGCCAGGCGTAACCTATCCGAAAGTCGTTTCGCAAATGGGCGGGGAAGTAGATATTATGCCGACGCTCGCGAACCTGGCTGGCGTCTCGATGGATGGTCAAATTCATTTCGGACAGGATCTGCTGAATCAGCCGTCCGATATGATTCCGATGCGCCACTTCTTGCCTTCGGGCTCTGTGATTACGAATGATTACCTGTTCATGCCAGGCATCTCGTATGAAGACGGCACGAACTACTCGCTTGCGAACGGAAGCACCAGTGAGCGGGGCATCACGAACGGACAATACAACCGAACGCTGAAGCTGCTGAATCTGTCAGACAGCTATGTGAAGCAGCTGCCGGATAAGGATCCAGCGGATCAGCCGGTATCGGCTGCTACCGGAAAGCAGTGA
- a CDS encoding antibiotic biosynthesis monooxygenase family protein, translating into MEGELISVLQLRQGVGQLVRMKVLPAPYRHKQKDEVRHAISAIDRVWHDGSVQSGAILRATRGKHVISLAHVNTTEEETAAPNRYTVEISDHMSDQGYTVIEQGSKLSHFVNIFQFAPEKREELIAHFEHTLPYMRKQPGYVSTSLLLSVDQPLAVNIGQFNTSRHFRASMCKREVLGSFAKGYPLGIMAKVLGVLPKPPQLHLCELAHVVGEVHKSNIR; encoded by the coding sequence ATGGAAGGCGAATTGATTTCGGTGCTGCAATTAAGGCAGGGCGTCGGACAGCTTGTCCGTATGAAGGTGCTGCCTGCACCGTATCGGCATAAGCAGAAGGACGAGGTGCGCCATGCGATTAGCGCCATTGACCGGGTCTGGCATGATGGTTCCGTACAGAGCGGGGCTATTCTGCGTGCGACTAGAGGCAAGCATGTCATCTCGCTAGCGCATGTCAACACGACAGAAGAGGAAACGGCGGCGCCGAATCGGTATACGGTTGAAATTAGCGACCACATGTCCGATCAAGGCTACACGGTTATCGAACAGGGATCGAAATTGTCTCATTTTGTGAATATATTTCAGTTTGCTCCCGAGAAGCGGGAAGAACTGATTGCCCACTTCGAGCATACACTCCCCTATATGCGCAAACAACCGGGCTATGTATCAACAAGCTTGCTGCTTAGCGTCGATCAGCCGCTTGCAGTCAATATCGGTCAGTTCAATACAAGCAGGCATTTCCGGGCGAGCATGTGCAAGAGAGAAGTGCTCGGTTCGTTTGCCAAGGGATATCCGCTCGGCATTATGGCTAAGGTGCTCGGCGTTCTGCCGAAGCCGCCGCAGCTGCATTTGTGCGAGCTTGCTCATGTCGTCGGGGAAGTGCATAAGAGCAACATACGTTAG
- a CDS encoding MarR family winged helix-turn-helix transcriptional regulator has product MTIDNNALQLLQQEMAIFIRRAEAARIAYMSEHDCDRSTYLLLQHLKKNGPVGMKAMSTSLQLDISTASRQIAALEAKGFVERTSNPKDARASLLQLSESGSSFLLRAKEIRHQFFTHLLEDWSQEECEQFGQLLQKFNHTVESFRQRNISLLKENEE; this is encoded by the coding sequence ATGACTATAGATAACAACGCCCTCCAGCTGCTTCAGCAGGAGATGGCCATCTTTATACGGCGGGCGGAAGCAGCCCGTATTGCTTATATGAGCGAGCATGATTGCGATCGCTCTACCTATCTATTGCTGCAGCATCTCAAGAAGAACGGGCCTGTGGGCATGAAGGCGATGTCGACCTCGTTGCAGCTGGATATTTCTACCGCGAGCAGGCAAATTGCAGCACTGGAGGCAAAGGGCTTCGTCGAGCGTACCTCCAACCCGAAGGATGCAAGAGCGAGTCTTCTACAATTGTCCGAGAGCGGAAGCAGTTTCCTGCTGCGCGCGAAAGAGATCCGTCATCAGTTCTTTACGCATCTGCTGGAGGATTGGTCGCAGGAGGAGTGCGAACAATTCGGTCAATTGCTTCAGAAATTCAATCATACCGTCGAGTCGTTTCGACAACGAAATATTTCCCTATTAAAGGAAAATGAAGAATAA
- a CDS encoding hybrid sensor histidine kinase/response regulator: protein MNTIRDLIINLSILSVFIVIAGQLFYYKEAHIARTWRYKLAVGVVHGLFGVVLILFGAALDDRHVIDSRFLAILMSAYLGGPISSVISATIIIVFRTIQVPSLFLTVLCANMIIALGCGYISIKLRSHSRKWLYMLLFLSTVLIVDYVFIFNFPLQPYLAEHLSINLIGGASTALLWRFFRRNRELADQIELLKNEYHEVIRLQPGLIYKVVVHSTRYKCTMLTGQLMEPLGLKVPDIVGLYCDDIKTLPKAIINQLQGHYDRVLHTGEKSGFEINIAGIDLLVAIQPVFRDGLVKELIVFFTDITERHKRILADEANQAKSQFLATMSHEIRTPLSGIIGLTQILMNTSLSSVQREYLSKINSASNALHSIINDILDFSKIEAGKIELEHVPIQLDDFFGKLSDVTGLLIDNKPLEVLFDITDNCPSAFIGDPLRLEQIMLNLCGNAIKFTETGSIHIKAEVIYDNNARMIRFSVQDTGIGISPEQLKQLFHPFSQADSSTTRKYGGTGLGLIICKHLVEMMGGTIDVASEKGQGSLFTFQLPLENANGLPAAAKFKELAGRRALLLGSPSLAMSHVRQQLLSMGVEVLVSESWPDHHPQQAEVDVVLIDASQPSLTAGLWTSLTKEARRRGIPSVIMATANVRNALLHTSIDELSSGLLLKPISRIRLYQRLIVLLEHAAVITEAVSTNTTAAVAASRSELRVILAEDNEINQIIALEILQSSGYYVEVANNGYEVLQLLEQSAWDAILMDIHMPEMDGCEATRRIRADKRFSYLPIIALTADAFTQNHDLYYAAGITDIVTKPIEKSALMRMLHKYCGSAGAVEQL from the coding sequence ATGAATACAATCCGTGACTTAATTATTAATCTCTCAATATTATCTGTATTTATTGTAATCGCCGGACAATTGTTCTACTACAAAGAGGCGCATATCGCCCGCACATGGCGTTATAAACTGGCCGTTGGCGTTGTCCACGGCCTTTTTGGCGTTGTGCTTATCCTCTTCGGCGCCGCGCTGGATGACCGCCATGTCATCGATTCAAGGTTTCTAGCGATCCTCATGTCAGCCTATCTTGGCGGACCCATCTCATCTGTCATCTCCGCCACCATCATTATCGTATTTCGAACGATACAGGTGCCTTCTCTGTTCTTGACTGTTCTCTGCGCCAACATGATTATTGCACTCGGCTGCGGATACATCTCCATCAAGCTGCGCTCTCATTCTCGCAAGTGGCTCTATATGCTGCTTTTTCTATCTACGGTGCTCATTGTCGATTATGTCTTTATCTTCAACTTCCCGCTTCAGCCTTATCTCGCCGAGCATCTCTCCATTAATCTCATTGGCGGGGCATCAACAGCGCTGCTCTGGCGCTTCTTCAGGCGAAACCGCGAGCTCGCGGATCAGATTGAGCTGCTGAAGAACGAATATCACGAAGTGATACGGCTACAGCCTGGCCTCATCTATAAAGTAGTCGTGCATTCTACCCGCTATAAATGCACGATGCTTACCGGCCAGCTGATGGAACCGCTCGGACTGAAGGTGCCGGATATCGTCGGACTGTACTGCGATGATATCAAGACGCTACCTAAAGCGATTATTAATCAGCTTCAAGGCCATTACGACAGAGTACTCCACACGGGCGAGAAATCCGGATTCGAGATCAACATCGCAGGAATTGATCTGCTCGTAGCCATACAACCGGTATTCCGGGATGGACTGGTGAAAGAGCTTATCGTCTTCTTCACTGACATTACTGAGCGCCACAAGCGGATTCTCGCCGATGAAGCGAATCAGGCGAAGAGCCAGTTCCTCGCGACGATGAGCCATGAGATCCGCACGCCGCTCAGCGGCATCATTGGCTTAACTCAAATATTGATGAACACGTCGCTCTCCAGCGTTCAGCGCGAATATCTGTCCAAGATCAATTCCGCCTCGAACGCCCTGCATTCGATTATTAACGATATTCTAGACTTCTCGAAGATCGAAGCTGGCAAAATCGAGCTAGAGCATGTCCCCATTCAGCTTGATGACTTCTTCGGCAAGCTGTCGGACGTGACTGGACTGCTTATCGACAACAAGCCTCTTGAAGTACTATTCGATATTACGGACAACTGTCCAAGTGCCTTTATTGGCGACCCGCTAAGACTGGAGCAAATTATGCTCAATCTGTGCGGCAATGCAATTAAGTTCACCGAAACCGGATCGATTCATATTAAAGCCGAAGTAATCTACGATAATAATGCACGGATGATCCGCTTCAGCGTGCAGGATACGGGCATTGGCATTTCTCCGGAGCAGTTGAAGCAGCTGTTCCACCCCTTCTCGCAAGCGGACAGCTCAACGACGCGCAAGTATGGCGGAACGGGACTCGGCCTCATTATATGTAAGCACTTAGTCGAAATGATGGGCGGCACGATTGACGTTGCCAGTGAGAAAGGGCAAGGCAGCTTGTTCACTTTCCAGCTGCCGCTCGAGAACGCCAACGGGCTCCCTGCGGCTGCCAAGTTTAAGGAGCTTGCAGGACGCCGAGCGCTGCTGCTCGGAAGTCCGTCCTTAGCGATGTCGCATGTGCGTCAACAGCTGCTGTCGATGGGGGTAGAGGTACTCGTCTCCGAATCGTGGCCGGATCATCATCCACAGCAGGCCGAGGTGGACGTGGTACTCATTGATGCCTCGCAGCCCTCTCTCACTGCCGGCTTATGGACGAGCCTGACGAAGGAAGCAAGGCGAAGAGGCATTCCGAGCGTCATCATGGCAACCGCAAATGTTCGCAATGCGCTGCTGCACACTTCGATAGATGAGCTCTCCAGCGGCCTGCTTCTGAAACCGATTAGCCGCATTCGGCTGTATCAGCGATTGATCGTATTGCTGGAGCATGCTGCGGTGATAACGGAGGCAGTCAGCACCAACACTACAGCTGCGGTGGCCGCAAGCCGCAGCGAGCTGCGGGTCATTCTTGCCGAAGATAACGAAATCAATCAAATTATCGCACTGGAAATTCTGCAAAGCAGCGGTTATTACGTGGAAGTGGCGAACAACGGCTATGAGGTGCTTCAATTGCTGGAGCAATCCGCGTGGGACGCCATTCTGATGGATATCCATATGCCGGAGATGGATGGCTGCGAGGCAACGAGGCGGATTCGCGCTGACAAGCGATTTAGCTATTTGCCCATTATCGCACTGACAGCCGATGCGTTTACGCAGAATCATGACCTCTATTATGCAGCTGGCATTACCGACATCGTCACGAAGCCGATCGAGAAGAGCGCTCTAATGCGAATGCTGCACAAGTATTGCGGTTCGGCGGGGGCAGTGGAGCAGCTATAA
- a CDS encoding VOC family protein: MTFLMFEGRAEEAMNYYISVFDNSEIVSMRKYEAGGPGPEGSVMKASFKLGDQMFMCNDSFVKHAFTFTPSISQFVTFETEAEIDRAHEMLSQGGSVLMPLGEYPFSRRFSWVQDQFGVTWQLSLA; this comes from the coding sequence ATGACGTTTCTTATGTTTGAAGGCAGAGCCGAAGAAGCGATGAACTATTACATTTCCGTCTTCGACAATTCGGAAATTGTAAGCATGCGCAAATACGAGGCAGGTGGACCAGGTCCAGAGGGCAGCGTCATGAAAGCGTCGTTCAAGCTTGGAGATCAAATGTTCATGTGCAACGACAGCTTTGTGAAACATGCATTCACGTTTACGCCATCCATCTCCCAATTTGTGACTTTCGAGACGGAAGCTGAAATCGACCGTGCGCATGAAATGCTGTCGCAGGGCGGATCTGTGCTGATGCCGCTTGGGGAATACCCGTTCAGCCGCAGGTTCAGCTGGGTGCAGGACCAGTTTGGTGTGACCTGGCAGCTGTCGCTGGCTTAA
- a CDS encoding heme-degrading domain-containing protein, protein MTNIQAELERLLTQEQNLQFTTFTNETAFEIGTRIIQKAQQEQKAIAVTIVRNGELLFHTKMNGTTADNDLWIKRKQGVVHHFGHSSYYMHVKFKAEGGSVEGACLDPKQYAAEGGSFPLLIKNVGVVGTISASGLPGDQDHQMIVSVLEEYLGAQ, encoded by the coding sequence ATGACGAATATTCAAGCTGAATTGGAACGCCTGCTTACGCAAGAGCAGAACTTGCAATTTACGACTTTTACGAACGAGACAGCTTTTGAGATTGGCACGCGAATTATTCAGAAGGCGCAGCAGGAGCAGAAGGCGATTGCAGTAACGATCGTTCGCAACGGCGAGCTTCTCTTCCATACGAAGATGAATGGCACAACGGCAGATAACGATCTCTGGATTAAACGCAAGCAAGGTGTCGTGCACCACTTCGGTCACAGTTCCTACTACATGCACGTGAAATTCAAAGCAGAAGGCGGCTCGGTTGAAGGCGCCTGCCTCGATCCGAAGCAATACGCAGCAGAGGGCGGCTCGTTCCCGCTGCTCATTAAGAACGTCGGCGTTGTCGGCACGATCTCCGCATCCGGACTGCCTGGCGACCAAGATCATCAAATGATCGTATCGGTGCTGGAAGAATACCTCGGCGCTCAGTAA
- a CDS encoding NAD(P)H-dependent oxidoreductase — protein MKTLVVLAHPKLQESRVNRMWKSRLQQEPSITVHDLYETYPSGVIDVDQEQQLLLQHDRIVFQFPFYWYSTPSLLKKWQDEVYTYGFGYGTGNQLKGKEYMLAISVGRAEESYRPDGESLYTLDQLLLPLKATVLLTEMQYVEPFVVYHAPRLTDEELEASADRLAAYLTSPAPAPASAGVLIAKS, from the coding sequence ATGAAGACACTTGTCGTACTCGCCCACCCAAAGCTGCAGGAATCGCGTGTGAACCGGATGTGGAAATCGCGGTTGCAGCAGGAGCCGTCCATTACGGTGCATGATCTGTACGAGACTTACCCAAGCGGAGTCATTGACGTGGACCAAGAGCAGCAGCTCCTTCTACAGCATGACCGGATTGTCTTCCAATTCCCGTTCTATTGGTACAGCACCCCGTCCCTGCTGAAAAAGTGGCAGGATGAAGTGTACACCTATGGTTTCGGGTATGGCACAGGCAATCAGCTGAAAGGCAAAGAGTACATGCTCGCCATCTCCGTAGGACGCGCAGAAGAATCGTATCGTCCGGACGGCGAAAGCCTCTACACGCTGGATCAGCTGCTTCTTCCACTGAAAGCGACCGTTCTGCTGACGGAGATGCAGTATGTGGAGCCGTTTGTCGTTTATCACGCGCCGCGTTTGACAGATGAAGAGCTCGAGGCGAGCGCTGACCGACTGGCAGCTTATCTCACTTCCCCAGCCCCAGCCCCAGCTTCGGCTGGCGTACTTATAGCCAAATCATAA
- a CDS encoding PAS domain-containing sensor histidine kinase, whose amino-acid sequence MSSERAYPEVIGHKVSALLHELDDHIQDPAFREDLKHMLQQLTDVKLALDESSIVAVTNRRGVIQYVNDRFCEISKYSRAELIGQDHRIINSGHHDSMFFRELWAAISAGSVWRGEIKNRAKDGSYYWVHTTIMPFLDEAGQPYQYLAIRSEVTPLKLAEEELKRMMMRVMQIQEEERKRFSLELHDGIGQSLFGLVIQLDRLIGEGGSDQGELSAIRGTVTNIVEEVRGLAWDLRPSVLDDLGVVPALRTYIDNFKRHYALRVGFDCKLRKRLDPRVETALYRIIQEALTNIGKYADASDAVVELWEEGEFVHARIADNGRGFIREVERKGVGLFSMEERARGICGQLVIRSVPSEGTTITFAAPKQVE is encoded by the coding sequence TTGAGTAGTGAGCGTGCGTATCCGGAAGTGATCGGACATAAGGTCAGCGCGCTGCTGCACGAGCTGGATGACCATATTCAAGATCCGGCGTTCCGCGAAGATTTGAAGCATATGCTGCAGCAGCTGACGGACGTGAAGCTGGCGCTGGACGAGTCATCCATCGTAGCTGTGACGAACCGCCGTGGCGTCATCCAATACGTGAATGACAGGTTCTGTGAAATATCCAAGTATAGCCGCGCCGAGCTGATTGGGCAGGATCATCGCATCATTAATTCGGGCCATCATGACAGTATGTTCTTCCGCGAGCTGTGGGCGGCGATCAGTGCAGGCTCCGTATGGCGCGGCGAGATTAAGAATCGGGCAAAGGACGGCTCCTACTACTGGGTGCACACGACAATTATGCCTTTCTTGGATGAGGCGGGGCAGCCGTATCAGTACTTGGCCATTCGCAGCGAGGTGACACCGCTGAAGCTGGCGGAAGAAGAGCTCAAGCGGATGATGATGCGAGTGATGCAAATTCAGGAGGAGGAGCGTAAGCGGTTCTCGCTCGAGCTGCATGATGGGATCGGCCAAAGCCTGTTCGGGCTCGTCATTCAGCTGGATCGGCTGATTGGCGAAGGCGGCAGCGATCAGGGAGAGCTATCCGCAATCCGGGGGACAGTGACGAACATCGTCGAGGAAGTGCGCGGTTTGGCATGGGACTTGCGCCCATCCGTGCTCGATGATCTTGGCGTTGTGCCGGCGCTTCGCACATATATCGATAATTTCAAGCGGCATTACGCGCTTCGTGTAGGATTCGATTGCAAGCTTCGCAAGCGGCTTGATCCGCGTGTGGAGACGGCGCTCTACCGTATTATTCAAGAGGCGCTGACGAACATCGGCAAATATGCGGATGCATCTGATGCTGTTGTGGAGCTGTGGGAGGAAGGGGAATTCGTCCATGCGCGAATTGCCGACAACGGACGCGGCTTTATTCGTGAAGTGGAGCGCAAGGGAGTAGGCCTGTTCAGCATGGAGGAGCGCGCGCGTGGAATCTGTGGACAGCTCGTCATCCGCTCAGTTCCGAGCGAAGGGACGACGATCACGTTCGCGGCGCCGAAGCAGGTGGAATAA
- a CDS encoding response regulator transcription factor: MIRILIVDDHAVVRSGLKLLLDEKYGIHIVGDAADGNEAVRLAQELTPDVVLMDLSMPGGRDGMSATQELKKLLPSTNVLILTMHDDDEYLFRAIHAGASGYILKSAPHEELIIAIQSVAAGDAYLYPTATKRLMLDYLEKVKHGESSDSYETLSEREREVLVWIAKGYANKEIAENLMLSVKTVESHKSHLMDKLGLRTRPDLVRYALKKGLLNFE, translated from the coding sequence ATGATTCGTATATTAATTGTGGACGACCATGCGGTTGTACGCTCCGGTCTCAAGCTGCTGCTCGATGAGAAATACGGCATCCATATCGTCGGCGACGCTGCGGACGGGAATGAAGCTGTTCGTCTGGCACAGGAGCTAACGCCTGATGTGGTGCTGATGGACCTGAGCATGCCGGGAGGCCGGGACGGGATGTCGGCGACGCAGGAGCTGAAGAAGCTGCTGCCGAGCACGAATGTGCTCATTCTGACGATGCATGATGATGATGAGTATTTATTCCGGGCGATTCATGCAGGCGCTTCCGGTTATATTTTGAAGAGTGCGCCTCATGAAGAACTAATCATCGCTATTCAGTCGGTTGCTGCGGGGGATGCCTATCTCTACCCGACGGCGACGAAGCGGCTTATGCTCGATTACCTCGAGAAGGTGAAGCATGGGGAGAGCAGCGATTCCTATGAGACGTTATCTGAGCGGGAGCGGGAAGTGCTCGTCTGGATTGCCAAAGGGTATGCCAATAAGGAAATCGCCGAGAATCTGATGCTGAGCGTCAAGACCGTCGAGTCGCACAAAAGCCATCTGATGGACAAGCTCGGTCTCCGCACGCGGCCCGATCTCGTTCGTTATGCGCTGAAAAAGGGGCTGCTGAACTTTGAGTAG
- a CDS encoding globin-coupled sensor protein: MINVNDARRKQLDYIGITPDTLTFLKSHEQTFKQITELVVDELYDRIYKQPELAAIITAHSTIERLKSTQIWYFQSMTAGLIDEAFIEKRLFIGSLHSRIGLTTEWYLGTYMLYLDIATHYLMSAVPDQWLQIIQALSKMFNFDSQLVLEAYEKDEKALVQQMADDRQQMITTISSAVQELATMMIELTSSTQSVADTATHTAQLQEDSLGKVEQLSAQMKDIQLMGGVIQEVADQTNLLGLNAAIEAARAGESGYGFEIVAREIRKLAQSSKQSSKTIHEKLRDMNAIIGDVRQRNDETVKLARSQAESSKELASFVSMIETITDELNKLS; encoded by the coding sequence ATGATCAATGTAAATGACGCCCGGCGGAAACAGCTGGATTACATAGGAATTACCCCAGACACACTCACATTCTTGAAGTCGCACGAGCAAACGTTCAAGCAAATTACAGAGCTAGTCGTGGATGAGCTGTATGATCGCATTTACAAGCAGCCCGAGCTGGCTGCCATTATTACTGCTCACAGCACGATTGAGCGGCTGAAATCGACGCAAATCTGGTATTTTCAATCGATGACCGCCGGGCTGATCGACGAGGCTTTCATTGAGAAGCGCCTCTTCATCGGCTCTTTGCATTCGCGCATTGGGCTTACGACGGAATGGTACCTCGGCACCTATATGTTATATCTCGACATCGCGACTCATTATTTGATGAGCGCCGTGCCGGATCAATGGCTCCAAATTATTCAAGCATTGTCCAAAATGTTTAATTTCGACTCCCAGCTCGTCCTAGAAGCGTACGAGAAGGATGAGAAGGCGCTTGTCCAACAGATGGCCGACGACCGCCAGCAGATGATTACGACCATCAGCTCCGCCGTACAGGAGCTTGCCACGATGATGATCGAACTGACGAGCAGCACGCAGTCTGTGGCTGATACTGCAACGCATACCGCACAGCTGCAAGAGGACTCGCTCGGCAAAGTCGAGCAGCTAAGCGCGCAGATGAAGGACATTCAGCTGATGGGCGGCGTCATTCAGGAAGTCGCCGATCAGACGAATCTGCTTGGACTCAACGCTGCCATTGAAGCAGCGCGTGCCGGCGAGAGCGGGTACGGCTTTGAGATCGTCGCGAGGGAAATCCGCAAGCTCGCGCAGAGCTCGAAGCAATCATCGAAGACGATTCACGAGAAGCTGCGTGATATGAATGCGATTATCGGCGATGTGAGGCAGCGCAACGATGAGACCGTGAAGCTCGCGCGCAGCCAGGCCGAGAGCTCTAAGGAGCTGGCTAGCTTCGTGAGCATGATCGAGACGATTACCGATGAGCTGAACAAGCTGTCCTAA
- a CDS encoding DUF4180 domain-containing protein — MNVTLNNSGSSSIAIIESEEVVIVSVQDALDLMATIQYNHDGCYKLLIHKSAIAEPFFDLSTKLAGDILQKFTNYKVKLAIVGDFSGYNSKSLKDFIYESNQGKQFFFLPDEQAALEALHNVR, encoded by the coding sequence ATGAACGTTACGTTGAACAACAGCGGCAGCTCCAGTATTGCCATCATAGAAAGCGAAGAGGTCGTTATAGTCAGTGTGCAGGATGCACTTGATCTGATGGCGACTATCCAATACAACCATGACGGCTGCTATAAGCTGCTCATTCACAAGTCAGCTATTGCCGAGCCGTTCTTCGACCTGAGCACGAAGCTCGCTGGCGATATTTTGCAGAAGTTTACGAATTACAAAGTGAAGCTTGCGATTGTCGGTGACTTCAGCGGATATAACAGCAAGAGCTTGAAGGACTTCATCTACGAGAGCAATCAAGGCAAACAGTTCTTCTTCCTGCCGGATGAGCAGGCGGCGCTGGAGGCGCTCCATAATGTCCGATAA